In Topomyia yanbarensis strain Yona2022 chromosome 2, ASM3024719v1, whole genome shotgun sequence, one DNA window encodes the following:
- the LOC131678291 gene encoding CD63 antigen-like, with protein sequence MSLSTSANLVKYLLFLFNFFFVITGITIMAIGLTVQGAYHNFAEILDPQFFSVPTFLVVIGCFIFIIAFFGCCGAYKENYCMTLTFSVLLVLIFILELAAGISGYVLRNDTYNLVSTTLRSSMEHYGGNTSQEITYIWDEIQVDFDCCGVDKSDDWVKSNDQLFNSTFLPITCCKTSVGSIGVVHCPDEQHPERLRKTGCIKSFGNYIRSHAVSLGAAGIAIAVIQFFGIFFACYLSKQIKMQHGHTGF encoded by the exons ATGTCGCTCAGTACCAGTGCAAATCTTGTGAAATATCTACTATTTCTATTCAATTTCTTTTTTGTG ATAACCGGCATCACGATTATGGCTATAGGCCTAACCGTTCAAGGTGCATATCACAACTTCGCGGAAATCTTGGATCCACAGTTTTTCAGCGTCCCTACATTTCTGGTCGTGATCGGATGCTTCATTTTTATAATCGCTTTCTTCGGTTGCTGTGGAGCGTACAAGGAAAACTACTGCATGACACTTACG TTTTCGGTTCTATTGGTACTGATCTTTATTTTGGAGCTGGCCGCCGGTATCAGTGGGTACGTACTGAGAAACGACACTTATAATCTAGTGTCGACTACATTGCGCAGTTCGATGGAACACTACGGAGGTAATACTAGTCAAGAAATCACCTACATTTGGGATGAAATTCAGGTTGAC TTTGACTGTTGCGGAGTAGATAAATCAGACGATTGGGTTAAAAGCAATGATCAGCTATTCAATTCTACATTCCTTCCCATAACCTGCTGCAAAACGTCCGTTG GAAGCATCGGTGTCGTGCATTGTCCAGATGAACAACACCCGGAGCGCCTGCGGAAGACCGGATGTATCAAATCCTTTGGTAACTACATACGGTCGCACGCGGTTAGCTTGGGAGCTGCTGGAATCGCAATCGCTGTAATACAG TTTTTCGGAATCTTTTTCGCGTGCTATCTATCGAAACAGATAAAAATGCAACACGGCCATACAGGgttctaa